Proteins co-encoded in one Cercospora beticola chromosome 7, complete sequence genomic window:
- a CDS encoding uncharacterized protein (CAZy:GH64) — protein MPDSLQIALKNDSDLDNIHAYVTGIAIQHDGKRCLLKANGKDLYFPTDVTEIGSQLQEDCAIPLGQPGNTVTITIPQIAGGRIWIAEGHLTFLLNPGGPALVEPSVLNPSDPNAKVNFGFAEFTLNDAQLYANISYVDFVPGIPIAITLQANSGDLQHVAGMAPDGIDRMAESLAQQAQKDGRPWDKLVVNKDGRNLRILNATHGGAVGASFDGYFEPYVEEVWQKYKSDCKCKINTQAGPGVLEGHVNHKGKLKIGDEEFEKPTTADILGCNSGPFTTGPSPTRNAIIPRLAAAFVRSALTECEDHPSQPHTFYTRDPTNHYARLVHEHNVDKKGYAFAYDDVQPDEGEDQSGKVNAGDPVLFTVSVGGKSATAGGGGAAAPSQAPSNPSSYDRPPPPPPAETRPSPGLGGLKGKLFGKAKGFLKH, from the coding sequence ATGCCGGACTCACTACAAATTGCGTTGAAAAACGACAGCGACCTCGATAACATCCACGCCTACGTCACCGGAATCGCCATTCAACATGACGGCAAACGCTGCCTCCTCAAGGCCAATGGCAAAGATTTATATTTCCCAACAGACGTGACAGAAATTGGTTCTCAATTACAAGAAGACTGCGCAATCCCACTTGGTCAGCCCGGCAACACAGTCACAATCACCATCCCACAAATCGCAGGAGGCCGGATATGGATCGCAGAAGGCCATCTCACATTCTTGCTGAATCCCGGTGGACCAGCCTTAGTCGAGCCTTCTGTTCTGAACCCGAGTGATCCGAACGCGAAGGTCAATTTTGGGTTTGCAGAGTTCACCCTCAACGATGCTCAGCTATACGCCAACATCTCATACGTCGATTTCGTGCCAGGAATACCCATTGCGATCACCTTACAAGCCAACTCTGGAGACTTGCAGCATGTGGCAGGCATGGCTCCTGATGGAATCGATCGCATGGCCGAGAGCCTCGCCCAACAAGCCCAAAAGGACGGGCGGCCATGGGATAAATTGGTAGTAAACAAAGATGGCCGAAACCTGCGAATTCTGAACGCAACACACGGAGGTGCCGTCGGCGCCAGCTTCGATGGATATTTCGAACCTTACGTGGAAGAAGTCTGGCAAAAATACAAATCAGACTGCAAATGTAAAATCAACACGCAAGCCGGGCCAGGAGTACTTGAAGGGCACGTCAACCACAAAGGGAAATTGAAGATCGGCGACGAAGAATTCGAGAAACCGACTACGGCAGATATTCTTGGCTGTAATAGTGGACCTTTCACGACTGGACCTTCACCTACGAGAAATGCTATTATCCCTCGATTAGCAGCTGCATTCGTTCGCTCTGCTTTGACGGAATGCGAGGACCATCCTAGTCAACCTCATACTTTCTACACTCGAGATCCAACGAATCACTATGCGAGATTAGTGCATGAGCACAATGTCGATAAGAAAGGTTATGCTTTTGCCTACGATGATGTGCAACCGGATGAGGGCGAGGATCAATCAGGGAAGGTGAATGCCGGGGATCCTGTGTTGTTCACAGTCAGTGTTGGCGGTAAGAGCGCTAcagctggtggtggaggagcagcagctccgTCTCAAGCACCATCAAACCCGAGCAGCTATGATAggccaccacctccgccaccggCAGAGACGCGACCTTCGCCGGGTTTAGGTGGGCTTAAGGGAAAGCTATTTGGAAAGGCGAAAGGGTTCTTAAAGCATTGA